CGGAGCGTCCTTTTTTCGTTGGAGGAAAGAATATGCCATATAGACCAAAGAAACCATGCAGACATCCGGGCTGTGCAAATTTAACTGACGGAAGATATTGTGAGGAACATATATCATGTCACCCTGAAGTTACTCGCTCAGCCACAAAGCGTGGATACGGAAGTAAATGGAGAACATCAAGTAAGGCATATCTTAGAGAACATCCTCTGTGCGAGATTTGTAAG
The sequence above is drawn from the Hominilimicola fabiformis genome and encodes:
- a CDS encoding HNH endonuclease, with protein sequence MPYRPKKPCRHPGCANLTDGRYCEEHISCHPEVTRSATKRGYGSKWRTSSKAYLREHPLCEICKRNGKYVQATVVDHIKPHRGDNKLFWDKSNWQSLCKSCHDKKTGKEDSQPTYRYVKK